A genomic region of Mycobacterium sp. Aquia_213 contains the following coding sequences:
- a CDS encoding Trm112 family protein: MLDDTLLSILVCPQDHGPLLLVGDELLYNPRLRRAYRIEDGIPVLLIDEARDVDDDEHAGLMERGRPATRQ, translated from the coding sequence GCTGCTGAGCATTCTGGTCTGCCCGCAGGACCACGGCCCGTTGCTGCTCGTGGGTGACGAACTGCTCTACAACCCGCGACTGCGTCGCGCCTACCGCATCGAGGACGGCATCCCGGTGCTGCTGATCGACGAGGCGCGCGATGTCGACGACGACGAGCACGCCGGTCTCATGGAACGAGGCCGTCCGGCAACTCGCCAGTGA